A stretch of the Esox lucius isolate fEsoLuc1 chromosome 2, fEsoLuc1.pri, whole genome shotgun sequence genome encodes the following:
- the ankrd11 gene encoding ankyrin repeat domain-containing protein 11 isoform X3 — MPKGGGSKTPQLEDFPLNTDMVEKQSGKKDKDKVLSNKTPKLDRSDGVKEMKEKAPKRKLPFTVGANGDQKDSDSEKQGPERKRIKKEPTNTRKSGLAFGVGMPGIRAGYPLSERQQVALLMQMTAEESVNSPDTTPKHQSQSSLGQKGTPNSASKTKDKVNKRNERGETRLHRAAIRGEARRIKELISEGADVNVKDFAGWTALHEACNRGYYDVAKQLLAAGAEVNTKGLDDDTPLHDASNNGHFKVVKLLLRYGGDPRQSNRRGETALKVANSPTMLNLLLGKGTYTSSEESSSESSEEEDAPSFAPSSSVDGNNTDSEFEKGLKLKGKKGLDQPLSTTTTPVKDEYEFDEDDEEERVPPVDDKHLLKKEFRKDPPSATKASGLIPTPKGEVVKTYSKSNSLTPKKTVRRILSDSNSSDEDDRTLCFTPTPTPRQPAQPTKTRESATLSSKQQKEKTKVKKKRKKETKNNVSKEVRFGKVNDKFCTSDSDCGDIGSEDDKGSMKSSNCIKDSTMSLKESSAFSTHSASSSSSSHGSMSSQKLTSSLLEHNPKQWRTDGWKTVSSPVWSDVSSLSDSVRTRLSSESDYSSADSSVESVKQVKKKVQDNRKKNNVHTNALDKKNSDFHKNSNTDSTVSKTDKDGKVLKKHKVKHKHKNKEKEKEKAPSLVLNQDMNEKFVKSFSFDFDDSRQKSLIVDTESLSESKVKLSKHEKEHSKKDDRLSKAKSEDRDWSSAKEVQRTAKEEKSKKTKESTKEKPNKEDREKPLKMEKERSLKEKEKPKEEKQQKTHKEEKKKKTKDKSKPDRKGSEQKEEKHIKVDKEKNTREDKEKSKKEKVQKDEPDYDGYDVNNRFLNLEDTKLSASDDHHDRWASDLSSDSDLYGDDSWDAPPVKEYKEYKANNTVKLIVETEKIESRDRRRENKVKDKKLDYNDKRSEKEPTSKKKEKDTTEKICDKKKDLIEKQKLNSSHSVEKEKKRKESADNLKEKKEKDSTDSGRDRKDSYEFTKERKDLKIKQESIREDYGSEAFFKEIETVSKPSEIRERNHSGKEKDRKVDVVEKREKTKTEKHKEKPKDRSIEQDKEKTEKISAEKTLKEKDTDRGTKDKKEGAKDKHKDTHSKEKERKLSSEQTKDKKEKASQDKHADRDKDVFEVKKEERKPDKVKPEKTWYKIADIFTDESEDEEDNYNGGVAKLSDSLGLSDSHRKDSTPDMDELDHFLTEKPRKYPAEAKHTIEKQKEKDHKKKDKTTFDMGKERKGSLEKHNKDKREKDSVDLKHKERKDRMSVDSNQEKKNKQKLLDKREPSDEKAKAKYKDKEHVKDRKLSKGSGENEKSLLEKLEEEAMNEYKDDSNDKNSELSSDSFTDRGHEPVLSSYDSSNISLPDITEERRDSLSISNPQDKFREKERHRHSSSSSSKKSHDKEKEKVKKEKGDKRDKTEEIRESYGRRESLPFEKEPMPLEADPYTFPFGSKGDEDDFDKTLEFEKEMSKKADKDKVSTVISDKIKDKKKKEKHKVKEEKPKYTDGFGTLKHSKEDIKSGLKESPQMTNLKDRSKEDSPKFDMKKERNRDILDKDNRTDHVKSKGKEENEKVIQTKDTIRKDNRPRAKLLVDGDLRLTSFGQMLGLKDQEIEERHKKHKERMKQMEKLRHRSGDPKLRDKTKSTEDMKKNRNDLSSKKSNSLESALKEKKLKDVGLPAQIMSPERKSQPIDTPNSKDWLAGHQMKENLPASPRPDQNRPTGVPTPTSVISCPSYEEVMQTPRTPSCSAEDYPDIMFDGLDCQNSSAMTMSMNACSPSFFDRYSNSSHTFQEGTCLTPAKNLQLPLVSRSSASDVRRPLEDEFKAEAGKSVRHQSLPEASEFDLAASQPPEDKAGSVERLDCLSPPYFSPIRMMSPRLEPAHTAPDGATTAMAGTETSEHLPESVFDNFLMKPSTPVHRPDPQEPCLDIAAPPTPAPAALPPLDIDDLSESHQSEPSLVPSDPVSGSEYLPPVVEEDDEEEEDDDDEEDDDDEEEEEEEEEEEEEEEEDDDDDDGGDVEEPIDLDTHVAEETEPTRDVCSFSPRIEEPLRKSWVESPDRSVADVHQLTPPHPPPNLVENSSDHTISWNSEMLLKSPQRTYGEIEAAVSKITSPFSHSDSDLQHITAIPGHPSVTPPYAAYRPYEPDTDYDEQKEAVQDIPISPARPEMTPMELETNYLTTTSSSARLESFFTDCKPNLEDNHQMDSEPPCAVQDNRQDSHGFTAESHMPPTVSHEPVVPWADPFTATVDELDLGPFSIPDLPSLSLPTSIPDKEMTVPDVRDTEPNGHKHPPQLRPPAMETIEDEELMEVDLPILTKPLCPPVVLPHNDSLQDLVVPSPKHTVQPEFEPEPQNVPEINFVKPQVFENRATYEDTDESDGNMMFSADTGSTQHHRQVSLTESFSVAITPCLDSLTTVKPEQSVQISDPFAGPTCSPLPSVPLPVAVTISGTVHVSEALETTSKLTVTLTTLPTDLPKKVEEIPQRMTRNRAQMLAKQENTAIPTTIKKQSGRIVAESTATATPPVCAMHSPAPTPVTTGVAVTTTTTTVHAPTFVPVVVLEKEKEHVTTITSPAITPAHLPPPPVAVSKTKGRPVDEEDSQTQHPRKRKFPKSGQQQVQVQLVNTAMQQTREMIQQTLAVIVNAIKLDDIEPYHSDRSNPYFEYLQIRKKIEEKRKILCYITPQAPQCYAEYVTYTGSYLLDGKPLSKLHIPVIAPPPSLSEPLKELFRQQEAVRGKLRLQHSIEREKLIVSCEQEVLRVHCRAARTIANQAVPFSACTMLLDSEVYNMPTESQVRLWVAKKG; from the exons AAAAGCAAGGTCCGGAGCGGAAGCGCATTAAAAAGGAGCCCACTAACACCAGGAAGTCAGGCCTGGCATTTGGGGTGGGCATGCCAGGGATCCGAGCCGGTTACCCCCTCTCCGAGCGGCAGCAGGTGGCTCTCCTCATGCAGATGACGGCTGAAGAGTCAGTCAACAGTCCAG ACACAACACCAAAGCATCAGTCACAGTCAAGTCTGGGTCAGAAGGGAACGCCAAACTCTGCATCTAAAACCAAAGACAAAGTAAACAAGAGAAACGAGAGGGGCGAGACCCGGCTGCACCGCGCGGCCATCCGTGGAGAAGCGCGCCGCATCAAGGAGCTCATCAGTGAGGGAGCTGATGTGAATGTAAAAGACTTTGCAG GCTGGACTGCATTGCATGAGGCATGTAACCGAGGCTACTACGATGTGGCCAAGCAGCTGCTGGCAGCCGGTGCAGAGGTCAACACCAAGGGCCTGGATGATGACACACCTCTACACGACGCATCCAACAACGGCCACTTCAAG gtgGTCAAGTTGCTTTTACGGTATGGAGGGGACCCTCGACAAAGCAACAGAAGGGGTGAAACAGCGTTGAAGGTTGCAAACTCCCCCACGATGCTCAATCTTTTGCTAGGAAAAGGCACTTATACCTCTAGTGAGGAGAGCTCATCAG AATCCTCGGAGGAAGAAGATGCCCCCTCGTTTGCCCCGTCCAGTTCTGTTGATGGCAATAACACAGACTCAGAGTTTGAGAAGGGCTTGAAGCTGAAAGGGAAGAAGGGGCTTGATCAGCCCCTATCCACAACAACCACACCCGTCAAGGACGAATATGAGTTTGACGAGGATGATGAGGAAGAGCGCGTCCCTCCGGTGGACGACAAGCACTTGCTCAAGAAGGAGTTCCGCAAGGATCCTCCCAGTGCCACTAAGGCTAGTGGATTAATTCCAACACCGAAAGGGGAGGTGGTCAAAACCTATTCCAAAAGCAACTCGCTCACACCAAAGAAGACTGTTCGTCGGATTCTCTCTGACAGCAATAGTTCAGATGAGGATGATAGAACGTTGTGTTTCACACCTACGCCCACACCACGGCAACCGGCGCAACCAACCAAGACCCGGGAATCTGCTACTCTGAGCTCTAAGCAGCAGAAAGAGAAAACTAAAGttaagaagaagaggaagaaggagacAAAAAATAATGTCAGCAAGGAGGTCAGATTTGGAAAAGTCAATGACAAATTCTGCACTTCAGACTCTGATTGTGGGGACATTGGTAGCGAGGATGATAAAGGCTCTATGAAGAGCTCGAACTGTATAAAGGACTCAACCATGAGCTTAAAAGAATCCTCTGCATTCAGTACTCACTCtgcatcctcttcctcctcgtctcATGGGAGCATGAGTTCTCAGAAACTTACATCCTCACTGTTGGAGCATAATCCAAAACAGTGGAGGACAGACGGCTGGAAGACCGTTTCATCACCTGTATGGTCAGATGTTAGTTCCCTTTCTGACTCTGTTAGAACAAGGCTTTCTAGTGAGTCAGACTACTCTTCTGCTGATTCAAGTGTTGAGTCGGTAAAACAAGTGAAAAAGAAGGTACAGGATAAcaggaagaaaaacaatgtgCATACCAATGCACTAGACAAAAAGAACTCTGACTTTCACAAGAACTCTAATACAGACAGTACGGTCTCCAAAACGGATAAAGATGGCAAGGTTTTGAAAAAGCATAAAGTAAAACACAAGcacaaaaacaaagagaaagagaaagaaaaggctCCCAGTTTAGTGCTCAATCAAGACATGAATGAGAAATTTGTCAAAAGCTTCTCATTTGATTTTGATGATTCAAGGCAAAAGTCACTCATTGTTGACACGGAGTCCCTTAGTGAAAGCAAGGTCAAGCTGTCGAAACATGAAAAAGAGCATTCGAAAAAGGATGACAGGTTATCAAAGGCCAAATCTGAGGACAGAGACTGGTCTTCTGCAAAAGAAGTGCAAAGAACGGCTAAGGAGGAGAAGTCCAAGAAAACAAAAGAGTCCACTAAAGAGAAACCTAATAAGGAGGATAGGGAGAAGCccttgaaaatggaaaaagaaagGAGCCTCAAGGAAAAGGAAAAGCCCAAGGAGGAGAAACAACAGAAGACTCAtaaagaggagaagaagaaaaagactAAGGACAAGTCTAAACCAGATAGGAAGGGCAGTGagcaaaaagaagaaaaacatattaAGGTTGATAAAGAGAAAAATACCAGGGAGGATAAGGAAAAATCGAAGAAAGAAAAGGTTCAGAAGGATGAGCCTGATTATGATGGCTATGATGTTAATAACCGTTTTTTAAACCTGGAAGACACAAAGCTTAGTGCCTCAGATGACCACCATGACCGATGGGCTTCGGACCTTTCTTCTGACTCTGACCTCTATGGAGATGACAGCTGGGATGCTCCTCCTGTGAAGGAGTACAAAGAATATAAAGCAAACAATACTGTAAAGTTAATTGTTGAGACAGAAAAGATAGAGAGCAGAGACCGGAGGAGGGAAAACAAAGTCAAAGACAAGAAATTAGATTATAATGACAAACGATCAGAGAAAGAACCTACCTccaagaagaaagaaaaagatacTACAGAGAAAATCTGTGACAAGAAAAAGGATTTGattgaaaaacagaaattgaACTCCAGCCACTCTGTAGAAAAGGAGAAGAAGCGAAAGGAGTCTGCAGATAATCttaaagagaagaaagagaaggactCCACAGACAGTGGTAGAGACAGGAAAGATTCCTACGAGTTCACTAAAGAAAGAAAGGACTTGAAAATCAAACAGGAGTCCATAAGAGAAGATTATGGGAGTGAAGCCTTCTTCAAAGAAATTGAAACTGTCAGCAAACCATCTGAAATTAGAGAGAGGAACCACTCtggaaaagagaaagatagGAAGGTAGATGTtgtggaaaagagagagaagaccaaaactgaaaaacacaaGGAAAAGCCTAAAGACCGGTCCATAGAACAGGATAAGGAGAAGACTGAGAAGATCTCAGCTGAGAAAACTTTGAAGGAAAAAGACACAGATAGAGGCACTAAAGACAAGAAGGAGGGGGCTAAAGAcaaacataaagacacacacagcaaagaaaaagaaaggaaactTTCTTCAGAACAAACTAAGGACAagaaagaaaaggcttcacagGACAAACATGCTGACAGGGATAAAGATGTCTTTGAGGTAAAGAAAGAGGAGCGAAAACCGGACAAGGTCAAACCTGAGAAAACATGGTACAAGATTGCAGACATATTCACAGATGAAAGTGAGGATGAAGAAGACAACTATAACGGGGGTGTGGCCAAGTTAAGTGATTCCCTTGGGTTGTCAGATTCTCACCGGAAAGACTCAACACCTGACATGGATGAGCTTGATCACTTTCTGACAGAAAAACCCAGGAAATACCCTGCTGAAGCCAAACACACaatagagaaacagaaagaaaaagaccaCAAGAAGAAAGACAAAACCACATTTGATatggggaaagagaggaagggcTCCTTAGAGAAACACAACAAAgataagagagagaaggatTCTGTGGATCTGAAACACAAGGAACGGAAAGACCGAATGTCTGTGGACTCAAACcaagagaagaaaaacaagcaGAAGCTGTTGGACAAGAGAGAACCTAGTGATGAAAAGGCCAAGGCTAAATATAAAGATAAAGAACATGTTAAGGACAGAAAGCTTTCAAAAGGGAgtggggaaaatgaaaaatcccTCTTAGAGAAGCTGGAAGAAGAGGCCATGAATGAATACAAGGATGACTCCAATGACAAGAACAGTGAGTTATCCTCAGACAGCTTCACTGATCGGGGTCATGAGCCTGTGCTTAGCAGCTATGATTCCTCCAACATCAGCCTGCCAGACATTACTGAGGAGAGACGAGACTCGCTCTCCATATCTAACCCACAAGACAAGTTTAGAGAGAAAGAGCGGCATCGGCAttcatcttcatcatcttccAAAAAGAGTCATgacaaggagaaggagaaagtgaAGAAGGAGAAGGGGGACAAACGAGATAAGACTGAGGAAATTAGAGAGTCCTATGGACGCAGAGAAAGTCTGCCCTTCGAGAAGGAGCCCATGCCATTAGAAGCTGACCCTTACACATTTCCATTCGGGTCTAAGGGTGACGAAGATGATTTTGATAAGACATTGGAATTTGAGAAGGAGATGTCTAAAAAAGCTGACAAAGACAAAGTGAGTACAGTAATCAGTGATAAGATTaaggacaaaaagaaaaaagagaaacataaaGTAAAAGAGGAAAAACCCAAGTACACAGATGGCTTTGGAACACTAAAACACTCCAAGGAAGATATCAAGTCTGGATTGAAAGAGAGTCCTCAAATGACAAATTTGAAAGACAGATCAAAAGAGGATAGTCCCAAATTTGatatgaaaaaagaaagaaaccgAGACATTTTGGACAAAGACAATAGGACAGACCATGTTAAGTCCAAGGgtaaagaagaaaatgaaaaagtaaTTCAAACTAAAGACACAATTCGAAAAGACAATCGTCCACGTGCAAAGCTTCTGGTTGATGGAGATCTCAGACTAACTAGCTTTGGTCAAATGTTAGGTTTAAAAGACCAAGAGATTGAAGAACGTCACAAGAAACATAAGGAGAGGATGAAGCAGATGGAGAAACTAAGACACAGATCTGGAGATCCTAAACTTAGGGATAAAACCAAGTCCACTGAAGATATGAAGAAAAATCGCAATGacctatcatctaaaaaatctAATAGTTTAGAATCTGCATTGAAAGAGAAGAAGCTCAAAGATGTTGGTCTCCCAGCCCAAATTATGTCTCCGGAAAGGAAGTCACAACCCATTGACACTCCAAATTCTAAAGATTGGCTTGCAGGCCATCAGATGAAAGAGAACCTCCCTGCCTCACCAAGGCCGGATCAGAATAGGCCAACAGGTGTTCCCACCCCCACATCTGTCATCTCTTGTCCCAGCTATGAAGAAGTCATGCAGACGCCACGGACTCCATCCTGCAGTGCAGAGGATTACCCTGATATAATGTTTGATGGGTTAGATTGTCAGAACTCTTCCGCCATGACCATGTCTATGAATGCCTGCTCACCATCCTTCTTTGACAGGTACTCCAACTCATCACACACCTTCCAAGAGGGTACTTGTTTAACTCCAGCTAAGAATCTCCAGCTGCCCCTTGTCAGCCGATCATCTGCATCTGATGTTCGAAGACCCCTGGAAGATGAGTTCAAAGCTGAAGCTGGCAAATCTGTACGACACCAAAGTTTGCCAGAAGCTTCTGAGTTTGACTTGGCAGCCTCTCAGCCTCCAGAAGACAAGGCTGGATCAGTGGAGAGACTTGACTGCCTGTCTCCTCCTTACTTCTCACCTATTAGAATGATGTCTCCCAGGCTTGAACCGGCCCATACTGCACCAGATGGCGCAACCACAGCTATGGCTGGCACAGAGACCAGTGAACACCTTCCAGAGAGTGTGTTCGATAACTTCCTGATGAAGCCCTCAACGCCCGTCCACAGACCTGACCCACAGGAGCCGTGTCTGGACATTGCTGCTCCTCCAACCCCTGCACCCGCAGCTCTTCCACCCCTGGATATTGATGACCTTTCTGAGTCTCATCAAAGTGAGCCAAGTCTTGTTCCCTCTGACCCAGTCAGTGGCAGTGAGTATCTGCCTCCTGTTGTTGAGgaagatgatgaggaggaggaggacgatgacgatgaggaagatgatgacgacgaagaggaggaagaggaggaggaggaagaagaagaggaggaggaggaggatgacgaTGACGACGACGGCGGCGATGTTGAGGAGCCAATAGATCTTGATACTCACGTTGCTGAGGAGACTGAGCCGACAAGGGATGTCTGCTCATTCTCTCCAAGGATCGAAGAGCCTTTGAGGAAGAGCTGGGTTGAATCTCCAGACAGGAGTGTTGCAGATGTGCATCAGCTGACTCCCCCACATCCTCCCCCCAATCTGGTGGAAAACTCCAGTGATCATACCATAAGCTGGAACTCAGAGATGCTATTGAAATCTCCTCAAAGGACCTATGGGGAAATAGAGGCAGCTGTCTCCAAGATAACCAGCCCCTTCtctcattcagacagtgatttGCAGCACATTACTGCCATACCTGGCCATCCATCAGTAACCCCTCCATATGCCGCTTACAGGCCATATGAACCTGACACTGATTATGATGAGCAGAAAGAGGCTGTGCAGGACATTCCAATTTCTCCAGCAAGACCTGAGATGACACCCATGGAATTGGAAACAAACTACTTGACAACCACCTCATCCTCCGCAAGATTAGAATCATTCTTCACAGACTGCAAGCCAAACTTGGAGGATAACCACCAGATGGACTCAGAGCCTCCTTGTGCTGTTCAAGACAACCGACAGGACTCCCATGGCTTTACGGCTGAGAGCCATATGCCTCCAACAGTAAGCCATGAGCCAGTGGTGCCCTGGGCAGACCCTTTCACAGCTACAGTAGACGAACTGGATCTTGGCCCTTTCTCCATACCCGACCTCCCTTCACTCTCCCTCCCGACCTCCATTCCAGACAAGGAAATGACAGTGCCAGATGTCAGAGATACAGAGCCAAATGGCCATAAGCATCCACCACAATTAAGACCTCCTGCTATGGAAACAATAGAGGACGAAGAGCTTATGGAGGTTGATCTGCCTATCCTGACCAAGCCCCTATGTCCTCCGGTGGTCCTGCCACACAATGATTCTTTGCAGGATTTGGTTGTGCCCTCACCAAAACACACTGTCCAGCCGGAGTTTGAGCCAGAACCTCAGAATGTCCCTGAAATTAACTTTGTAAAACCACAGGTCTTTGAAAACAGAGCCACATATGAGGATACTGATGAAAGTGATGGAAACATGATGTTCTCAGCTGATACAGGCAGTACTCAGCATCACAGGCAGGTGTCACTAACAGAGTCTTTTTCCGTTGCAATCACTCCATGTCTGGACTCCTTAACAACTGTTAAACCGGAACAAAGTGTCCAGATATCGGATCCCTTTGCTGGGCCAACTTGCAGTCCACTCCCTTCAGTCCCTCTGCCAGTTGCTGTTACAATATCTGGCACAGTCCACGTGTCGGAGGCTCTTGAGACAACGTCTAAGCTCACAGTCACCCTGACAACATTGCCAACTGACCTTCCCAAGAAGGTGGAGGAGATACCACAGAGAATGACCAGAAACAGGGCCCAGATGCTGGCGAAACAGGAGAACACCGCCATTCCCACCACCATAAAGAAGCAAAGTGGTAGAATAGTAGCGGAGAGTACAGCCACCGCCACACCTCCTGTCTGTGCGATGCACTCGCCTGCTCCTACTCCGGTCACCACAGGCGTAGCCGtaaccacaaccaccaccacggTCCACGCCCCTACCTTTGTCCCTGTTGTTGTTcttgagaaagaaaaggagcaTGTCACCACGATCACCTCACCGGCCATCACCCCAGCTCACCTGCCTCCGCCGCCGGTAGCGGTCAGCAAAACTAAAGGACGGCCTGTGGATGAAGAGGACTCTCAGACCCAGCATCCACGCAAGAGGAAGTTCCCCAAATCAGGGCAACAACAGGTGCAGGTTCAGCTAGTCAACACGGCCATGCAGCAGACCAGGGAGATGATCCAACAGACACTGGCGGTCATTGTCAACGCCATCAAGCTGGACGACATCGAACCATACCACAGCGACCGCTCCAACCCCTACTTCGAGTACTTGCAAATAAGGAAAAAGAttgaggagaagaggaagataTTGTGCTACATAACACCACAGGCCCCTCAATGCTATGCTGAGTATGTGACCTACACAGGCTCCTACCTGCTAGATGGAAAGCCTCTCAGCAAGCTGCACATCCCAGTG ATTGCTCCACCTCCATCATTGTCGGAGCCCCTGAAGGAACTGTTCAGACAGCAGGAAGCAGTGAGAGGGAAGCTTAGACTGCAGCACAGCATTGAACGG GAAAAGCTTATTGTGTCATGTGAGCAAGAAGTACTGCGGGTCCATTGCAGAGCGGCAAGGACGATAGCCAATCAGGCTGTTCCATTCAGTGCCTGCACGATGTTATTGGACTCTGAGGTGTACAACATGCCAACCGAGAGTCAGGTGCGTCTGTGGGTGGCAAAAAA AGGGTGA